Below is a genomic region from Mesorhizobium sp..
GGAGGTAGTTGAGGCCGACGACGGCGAAGAACATCACGGCGTAGGCTATGCCGAGCTTCTGGATGAGGGTCATGGAGGGCTTCCTGCTGCGAAGAGATGCAGGATAGACGATTCACCGACGCACGTAACGTGGCTGTGCCGCAGGGAGCGGTGGATGAAACGGAGCGGAAGCTGTGCTGATGGCGCTCGGCTCGCGTGCTGATTCAACCACCTTCCAGGCAGATTCGGCCGATGCGCCGAAGTCTTTGAAGAATCAGAGTAGTTTCGCCGGAAACCCCGGCGCCCGCAGGTCCGTGCCGACCTCATCCTCGAGCAGCTTGACGATTTTGGTCGACCAGGCGTCGCCGCCGTATGCCGCCTTGCCCTCGCGGAAGATCTCCTCGACCTTGGAGGCGAGCGCCAGCGGCACACCGAATTCCTGGCCCATGCCGGTGGCGAAGCCGAGGTCTTTCAGCGCGAGATCCATGGTGAAGGCGATGTCGTAGCTGCCGTTGAGCACCAGCTGGCTCTCGGTCTCGTGGACGAAGCTGGTGCCCGAGGAGGCACAGATCGCGTGATAGGCCTGGGCGAGGTCGAGACCGCCTTTTTTCGCCAGCATGAGCGCCTCGCCGGCGGCCACCAGGTGGATGAAGGCCAGCATGTTGGTGATGACCTTGATCACCGCCGCGGAGCCGACCGGCCCCATCAGGAAGGAGCGCGAACACATCGCCTCGATCGCCGCGCGGTGCTGTTCATAGAGGTCCGCGTCGCCGCCGACCAGGGCGGTGATCTTGCCGGCGGCGGCGAGATGGACGCCGCCTGTCACAGGACATTCGAGCGTGCGCACGCCCTTTTCGGCGGCCAGTTTTGCCAGCCGCTGGATCTCGTCGCGGCCGTTGGTCGACATCTCGATCCAGGTGCCGCCCTCCGGCAGGCCTTCGAGCAGGCCGCCCGGGCCGGCGAGCACCGCCTCGCTGACCTTCGGCGAGGGCAGGCAGGTGATGGCGTTGCCGGCCTGGCGGGCGGCATCGGCGGGGTCTGTCGCTGCCGATGCGCCGAGTGCCGCCAGCCGCGCGACCGCCTCAGGATCGCGGTCGTAGACCGTGACCTCGAAGCCGTTGCGCAGCAGGCTGGCGGCAAGGTGGCCGCCGAGATGGCCGAGGCCCACGAAGGCGTAACGGTATTGCATGGACGCTCCGCCCCCCTTTGGACATGGCGGGCGAAGCGTCGCAGCAGGGCGTCTTTTTCGCTAGCGTACCAGCGACCGAAAACGTCGCGGCGCCGCCGCTGCGCTCTCGTCCCGCTATTCGGCGGCGTGGGCGACCCGCTCGGCGGCCATCTGCTTGAGATCCGGCAGGCTTGCGGGCGGGTTCTGGTAAGGAGCCTGCGGCTGGCGCCGCGCATGCGTCTCGAAGGGGGAGAGCCGGTTGACCCTGTCGCGCATCGCCGCGTTCTCGCGCCGCAGCCGGTCGATCTCGCGCGCCTGCGCTTCGACCGTGACGGTGGACGTGCTCTCTTCCGGCGACCGCGTTCCGCGCGAGACCGCGAGCTTGCGCTCCGAGGCGAGTTCCATGCCCAGGCTGGTGATCTTCTCCGCCGCGATTGTGTTTTCCATCGTCAGCTCCGCCACCTTGTGCTTGAGTTCGCCGAGTTCGTTGTCGGCGTTCTGCTGGGCGCGGACGGCGACTTCGATGCGGGCACGGTGGGAATCGTTCTCGCTGCGCAGCTTCTGGATCTCGGCGTCCTGCTCATGTTGGCGGCGCGCGCTGTCGTTTTCGAGCTGGGCATAAGCCTGCTGCGTTTCGGAAAGGCCGGCCTGGGCGGTGTCCAGCGCCTTCTGCAGGCGCGAGAGGTCCGTCTCGGCCTCGGAAAGCTTGCTGCGCAGCTGGGCGATCATCGAGTGGTCGGCGGCGTGGACCGCCGCGAGCTCATTGTATTTTCGCTCGACCTCGACATGGCCGCGCTGGGCGTTCTCGAGGTCCAGGGCGGTGTTGACGTGGCGCTCGCGCAGCAGTTCGGCTTCGCGGCTGACACGGTCCAGAGCCGCAGTCTTGCCGGCGAGCTGGTTGAGCAGCTCGGCGCGTTCCGATTCCACGGCGTTGCGCGCGGAGCGGGTATCGTTGAGTTCGGCCTGGGTCACGGCCAGCGAGGCCTGCACCGCCTCATTGTATTCGGCCATCTTGGCTTCCTTGCGCTTGTAGCCTTCGGTCAGCGTTTCGAGCT
It encodes:
- a CDS encoding NAD(P)-dependent oxidoreductase; protein product: MQYRYAFVGLGHLGGHLAASLLRNGFEVTVYDRDPEAVARLAALGASAATDPADAARQAGNAITCLPSPKVSEAVLAGPGGLLEGLPEGGTWIEMSTNGRDEIQRLAKLAAEKGVRTLECPVTGGVHLAAAGKITALVGGDADLYEQHRAAIEAMCSRSFLMGPVGSAAVIKVITNMLAFIHLVAAGEALMLAKKGGLDLAQAYHAICASSGTSFVHETESQLVLNGSYDIAFTMDLALKDLGFATGMGQEFGVPLALASKVEEIFREGKAAYGGDAWSTKIVKLLEDEVGTDLRAPGFPAKLL